AAAAACGGCTTCCCCTCGGGGGTGAGCCACGCCGACAGCGGCCAGCCGCCGCGTCCGGAGACGAGCTGACAGACGGTCATGTAGATCGAATCGACGTCCGGGCGCTCCTCGCGGTCGACCTTGATCGGCACGAAGTTCTCGTTCAGTATCTCGGCGACCTCCTCGTCCGCGAAGCTTTCGTCCGCCATGACGTGACACCAGTGACACGCCGAGTAGCCGATGGAGAGAAAGATCGGCTTGTCTTGCTCGCGGGCCGCCTCGAGTGCCTGTTCGTCCCACGGCTGCCAGTTGACAGGGTTGTCCGCGTGCTGGCGAAGGTAGGGACTCTCCTCGTCGTCGAGTCGGTTGTGCTCGGTGGGCTGATCCATACGCCAGCTACGGGCAGGGATAATAAAAGTCCGCGGTAAGTTACTAACGCGTCCGCTGGAACGACGCCCGGACTACGCGAGTCCGAGCAGCGACACGCCGTAGGCCGAAGCGGCCACCAGTGCGACTGTCCACGCGAGAATACCGGCGGTCATCCACCCCGCGACGGCCCGAGTCCGGCTGCCAGCCAGCAACGCAACGAGTGCAGCGATGTGGACGCCGGTCAACACTGGGCTCGCAATAGCCAACCCCGGAACGCCGTACCGGTCCCAGAGATCGCGTGCGCGAGCGTACCGGTCGCTCGAGTCATCCGACTCGCCCCGTCGTTGCTCGAGCCAGCGAGCGATATGCCGGTAGAAAACGATCAGCGCGTACACGGAGAGAATGTTCCCCGCGAACGCGAACAGTCCGGTCGCGAGCGGATCGAGACCCAGTCCGATTGCAATCGGGATCACGACGAGGATTTCGACGATGGGTATCGCGGCGAAGACGAACACCAGCAGGTACTGGAGGAGACCCGAACTTTCCTCGAGCGTCGTGCCAACGTCGACGAGCAGCGGGAGGAGCGACATGCGGTAGCGTCTATCCTCGAGTCGGGCCTGCGAGCGGATAGATGGCGCGGTTCGGTGTCTGCGCTACACGTACCGACTCTCGCTCTCGTACACCGACGGGTCCTCCCTGTACTTCTCTGCGACCGTCTCGAGGGCGACGAACTGGGCGTTTTCGTGGCTTGTGACGTACTGGATGAACTCCTCGAAGAGCGGGATCATGTGGGGCAGGCCGTGGATGTCGGGGTGGATCGTGAACGTGTAGACGCCCGCCCCGCGGCGGTTGTAGAGGTAATCGAACTGGCGTTTGTAGTACTGTTCGTACATCATCTCGGGATCCTTGTAGCCGGCGTGGTAGATCGGCTGTTTGATGAACAGCATCGGCGGAATGTCGTCGCGGTACCAACTAATCGGAATCTCGACGACATCGGTTTCCTCTCCGTACTGATAGGGCTCCATCCACGTCTCGGGAGTCTTGTCGTAGTCGATTGTCTCCCAGCTGTCGCCCTCGCGCATCCAGCCCGGCTCGAACATCCGTTCCATCAGGCTGCTATCGTAGTCGAAGCCGTGTTTCTGGACGAGTTCCGGTGTGTTCTCGCTGAACTCCCACCAACTGGCGCGGTGGCCGACCGGCTCCGAACCGGTCACGTCCTCGATCAGGTCAATCGAAACCTCGAGAATTTCATCTTCTTGCTCCCTCGAGAGGTCGGTCGGGTTCTCGTGAGAGTAGCCGTGGACCCCGAGTTCGTGGCCGTCAGCTGCGACCGCCTCGATTTCGTCGCGAAAGGTTTCGATGGTGTGGCCGGGGACGTACCACGAGGTTCGGATATCCTGCTCATCAAAGAGGGCGAGCATCCGCGGGATGCCCTCGTTGCCGGCAGCGATTCCCCTCGAGAGGTCAGCGGGTGAGTCGGCCCCGCCGTAGGAGCCAAGCCAGCCAGCGACACAGTCCGCATCGACGCCGATTGCGACATCAACTGTTCCCATGCAGTGCTCACTCTCACGAAGCAGCGCCAAAGAAGCGTATTGTGGCTCGAGGTGACCGTCTCGAGCGTCAACTGGTCGATGCGGTGCCGATCAGTGGATCGGCGTTAGGTATCCAGTTCGTCCTGCAGCAGGCGTCGGAGCACGAGGTGGAGCACGCCGCCGTTCTCGACGTACTCGACAGCCATCGGCGTATCGACCTGTGCGGTCACCGTGAACTCGGTCACGTCCCCGTCGTCGTCCTCGGCGGTGACATCCAGCTCGGCGTTTGGCTCGAGGCCGTCCTCGAGACCGGAGAGCTCGTAGTACTCGTCGCCCTCGAGGCCGAGTTCCTCCCAGCCCTCGCCCGCTTCGAACTGCAGGGGCAGGACGCCCATGCCGATGAGGTTGTCGCGGTAGATGCGCTCGTAGCTCTTGCCGATGGTCGCGCGGATGCCGAGCAGGTCGGTACCTTTCGCGGCCCAGTCGCGGCTCGAGCCGGTCCCGAGTTCGTCGCCGGCCATGACGATCAGCGGCGTCTCTTCCTCACGATATCGCTCGGAGGCGTCGAAGACGGTGGTCTCCTCGCCTGTTGGATGGTGGATGGCGTAGCCACCCTCGACGCCGTCGAGCATCTCGTTTTCGATGCGGACGTTCGCGAACGTCCCGCGCATCATGACCTCGTGGTTTCCACGGCGGGAGCCGTAGGTGTTGAACTCGTACGGTTCGACGCCGCGTTCTTTGAGCCACTGGCCGGCGGGCAGGTCCTCGCTGAACGGCCCGGCCGGGCTGATGTGGTCGGTCGTGACCGTATCGCCGAGCGTCATGAGCGCGCGTGCGTCGGACACGTTGTCGACGCCGGGCTTCTCGAGCGGGAAGTCCTGGAAGAACGGCGGCTCGCGGATGTAGGTGGACTCGTCGTCCCAGTCGTAGACCTCGCCCGTGGGCGCGTCGAGCGCCTCCCAGCGCTCGTCGCCTTCGTAGACGCTCGCGTACTTCTCCTCGAACATGTCGGGCGAGACGCTGTCGTGGATCGTCTCGCGGATCTCTTCGGTGTCCGGCCAGATGTCCTCGAGGTAGACCTCCTCGCCCTCGTCGTTCGTGCCGATTGGCTCCTCCTCGAGGTCGATGTCCATCCGACCCGCGAGGCCATACGCGACGACCAGCGGCGGGCTGGCGAGGTAGTTCGCCTTGATCTTCGGGTGGATACGCGCCTCGAAGTTGCGGTTGCCCGAGAGGACGCTCGTCGTCCAGAGGTCGTGTTCGTCGATGGCATCCTCGATTGGCTCCGGCAGCGGTCCGGAGTTACCGATACAGGTCGTACAGCCGTAGCCAACGACGTGGTAGCCCAGTTCCTCGAGGTCGTCGAGCAGGTCCGCGCGCTCGAGATACTCCGTGACGACGCGGCTGCCGGGTGCGAGACTCGTCTTGACGTAGTCGGGAATCTCGAGGCCCTGTTCGGCGGCGTTGCGCGCGAGCAGGCCGGCACCGACCATCACGGACGGGTTCGAGGTGTTCGTACAGGACGTGATCGCGCTGACGAGGACGTCGCCGTGGCCGATCTCGACCTCGCGGCCGTCCTCGAGTTCGACGGGAACTTTCTCGTCGAGCGGGAGGCCGGGGCCGGACCCGCTCGAATCGGCTGCTGCCGCGCCGCTGCCGTCGCCGATTGCGGGCTCGCCGCCCGCGCCGATGACGCCTTCGTCCTGCAGCAGGGCCGGGAAGTGCTCGTCGAGATTGCCCATCGGGATCCGGTCGTGGGGCTTCTTGTGGCCCGCCAGGCTCGGTTCGACCTCGCCGAGATCGAAGTCGACGGTTTCGGTGTACTCCGGTTCCTGCTCGCCGAAGAGGCCCTGTTCCTCGAGATATGCGCGTACGAGATCGATGTGATCCTCGTCGCGACCCGTGAGTTCGAGGTACTCGAGGGTCTTCTCGTCGACGGGGAACATGCTGATCGTCGAGCCCTGTTCGGGAGCCATGTTCGAGATGGTTGCCCGGTCCGCGACCGAAAGCTGGGAGACGCCGGGGCCGTAGAACTCGACGAACTTGTCGACGACGCCGACCTGACGGAGCTTTTCGGTGATGTGAAGCACGAGGTCAGTCGCGGTCGCCCCCTCGGGGAGGTCGCCCTCGAGGCGGACGCCGACGACTTCGGGCAGGCTCATGTTGATCGGCTGGCCGAGCAGTGCCGCTTCGGCCTCGATCCCGCCGACACCCCAGCCGACGACGCCGATGCCGCCGATCATCGGGGTGTGGCTGTCCGTGCCGACGAGCGTGTCGGGGACCAGCCACTGGTCGCCGTCAACTTCGCGCTCGTGGACGACGCGTCCGAGGTGCTCGAGATTGACCTGGTGGACGATCCCGGTTCCTGGGGGGACGACCTCGAAGTCCTCGAAGGCCTGCTGTGCCCACTTGATCGCACGATATCGCTCTTCGTTTCGCTCGTACTCGATCTCGACGTTCTTCTCGTAGGCGTCGTCGCTGCCGAAGTGGTCGACCTGCACGCTGTGGTCGATCACGAGGTCGCAGGGGACTTCGGGCTCGACGACCGTCGGGTCGACGCCCTTGCGGTCCGCCGCGGAGCGAAGCGCCGCGAGGTCGACGACTGCGGGAACGCCGGTCAGGTCCTGCAGGACGACCCGCGACACCGTAAACGGAACCTCGGCGTCCGGTACGTCCGGCTCCCAGGACGCTGCCGCGCGAATCGAATCCGCATCGATCTGTTCTCCGTCAGCGTTTCGTAAGACTGACTCGAGCAGAATACGGATGCTCACTGGCAGTTTCTCGAGGTCACAGAGGCCCTGCTCCTCGAGGACGGTAAGATCTGCCATCTTATACGTTTCGTCGTTGTGTTCGAATTCCCGGATTGCGTCCGAGAACGCATCGTCTGACATTGCGCGGTCTACGAACCGATCACATTTGAAACTGCCGAGAACCGTGCGAAGAGACAATATTTGCCCCACATTTGTCGGGTATGGGTCAGAATGCACCAACGCACACGACTAGTTCCCCGTTATTGCACCCTGTATCTGTTATAGAGAACAGTGACTAACCTGTACGCGGTGGCTATTTTCAAATAGTAACTGAGTCCGCAGTCACCGACCGTACTCGACGAACGCGAAGCCATCGCGCTCATCGCGCTCGAGTTCGTCCCAGGTTTCGGGATTCCAGTTCGGGAACTGCGTATCACCGTCGGGTTCCCGGTGAACTTCCGTGACGATCAGGCGCTCGAGCACGGGCAGGAACTGCTCGTAGACGGTCGCGCCGCCCGCGACGAAGATGTGGTCCGCGTCGTCGTGGCGCTCGCGCGCAACTCGGTCGGCTGTCTCGAGTGCCTCCTCGAGACTGCCAGCCGTCACGGCGTTATCGGGCGTCTCGAGGTCGCGAGTCGTCAGGACGACCGTCGTCCGGCCGGGCAGCGGTTCGCCAAGCGCCTCGAGAATGCCCTCGTAGGTGACGCGGCCCATGATGACCGGGTGGTCCATCGTGGTCTCCTTGAAGTGGGCCAAGTCTTCGGGAATGTGCCACGGCATGTCGCCGTCCTTGCCGATCACGCCGTTGTCTGCGACGGCGACGATGCCGACGAGTTCGCGGTCGACGCGCTCAGCAAGCACATCGCCGGCCCCGCGGTCGCTCATTCGGCGACTCCGAATTTGATGCCGCCGTGGGAGTCGTACTCCGTCAACTCGACGTCGTCCGGCGAGAGGTCATCAATCGAGACGTCTGCAATTTCGAGGGTCGGGCGCTCGAGTGGCTCTCGAGAGAGCTGCTCGAGGAGGCCGGGTACGTGGTCTTTCCGTTCGTCGCCCTCGGCTTCGGCGGGCGCTTCGGACTCGAGCCACTCCGTGACTGCGAGGTACTCCTCGCGGTCGTCGACATCGGCGAGGCGGGTCTGGAGCGCCTCGAGGTTGTCCGCGTACCACTCACCGCGCGCGCCGCGGCCGCAGTAGACGTGGGCGTCGACGACGGTGTGGGCGAACGTGCCGGGTTCGAACCCGGTCTGCTGGGCGATGAGTTTCGTCAGGAGCGCGTAGGCTGCAATATTAAAGGGAATCCCGAGTGCGATGTCGCCCGAGCGCTGGGTGAGGTGGCAGTTCAGTCGGTTGCCCTGGACGTTGAAGACGAACGAGTAATGGCAGGGCGGCAGCGTCGAGACGGTCGCGTTCGCGGGATGCCAGGCGTTGACGATGAGCCGCCTCGAGTTCGGCGAATCCGACAGCGTATCGATGACGTACTGCAGTTGGTCGAACGTCCGCCGCCCGTCGGCTTCCTCGGTGACCCACTGCTGGTCGGCGTCGGGCCAGGACTCGCCCGGAAGCTGCGCCGAGTCTTCGGGAACTGGGTAGCGCCGCCAGAAGCGGCCGTAGGCGGTGTCGAGGTGTCCCTCGTCGTCAGCCCAGGCGTTCCAGATTTTGGTCTCTTCGCGCAGGTCGCGGATGTGCTCGTCGCCGGAGAGATACCAGCACATCTCGTGGATCATCGAGTTCCAGCGAAAGCCGTCCAGTTTCTTCGTCGTGAGCAGCGGATACCCCTTCTGGAGGTCGATCTCGTAGTGCTCGCTAAACGACGAAATCGTATCGACGCCGGTTCGATTGGGCTTGTACGCCCCCTCTGACAGGGCCGCGTCGACTAACTCGAGGTACTGTTGCATTATCGCGCCATTCGAAGTCCCCAACTAAAGTATTGACTTCTCGTACGGGAGGGTGTTCAGATTCCCCGTTCGTTTCGGTCGTGAATCGCTTCGCGCAGTTCTTCGGCTTCCGCTTCAGAGAGTATTCCCGCCAGGTCAAGCAGCGAGCGGTCACCGACGATTCGTTCAACAGTGTCGGAGAGTGACTCGCCATCCAGACGTTGATCCTCGAGTTTCTGGTACGCATCTTCGCTGATCCGAATTGTTCGATACGTGGTCTCGTCCATACACATCGCAGTATACGATGGTCATACTCGTTAGTCTAGGCCGTTCCACTTTTACCGCGCTGTCCAAACCCTCTTTGTCCCCCCGTGCCTCCCGACCAGTAACCGATGACCGCTCGAGCCGATACCACGCTCCTCGCCGTGTCACCGACTGCAATCCGTGATCGGCCGGTGGCGACGCTCGCAGATATCGACGCGACGCTCGAGCCGGACGCCGTCTGGGTGCTGGGGCCTACCCGCGAGCCACAGTCCTTTGCGCGTGCGCGCAGTTCGTTCGACGCACCGGCGTTTCACCCGCCGCTCGAGACGGGCGACGGCGCAGTGTGCCGACAGTCAATCGGCGACCACGAGGTCCTGAGCGTCCAGAGTGTGAGAGCCATCGAGCCGTCTCCAGAAGCGGTCTCAAGTTCGCTTTCGGATCCCGACGTCGTGGCGCTTCTCTGTGACGATATCGCAACGGAGACGCGGCCGACGGCGCTCGAGACCACCCTCGAGCACGCCGACATTCTCGCCGCGGCGCTTCCGGCCGGTTGCGTCACGACCGTCCTGACGGGAGCCGAACCCGCGGGCTACGACGAGTTGTGGCATCTCGAGGCCGAGACGGGTGCTGTCCAGCACGTGGATCACGACCCCGCACTCGCCTGCGAGCCCGCTGGCGACGACTGCGTTTCCGTCCGCGTGCAGGGCGTCGGCCCCGTCGAGGGCTACGGCACTGCGGCCTCACTTGCACTGCTCGAACTCGAGGCCGAGGGCGTCACGAACATCGAGACGTACTCGGCGACGGATTTCGGCCTCGAGGCGGTGTCCGGAATCGGCCCGAAAACGGCGACTCGGCTGGCCGAGCACGGCGTGACGGCGCGCGAGGAGTTACTCGAGATGCCGGTCGATCAGCTGGCTTCCCTCCCCGGCGTTGGTCGCGAGCGCGCACAGGCGATGCACCAGCACGCAGCAGTCCTCGAGACGGGCGAGGCGCGCCGCCTCACCGACGAGTCGCTGCCCGGCGAACACTGGTCGACACCGCCGCTCTGTATCGACATCGAGACCGACGGGCTCTCGCCGACGATCATCTGGCAGATCGGCGTCTACGACCCGGCGAGCGACGAGTACCGCGCGTTCGTCGAGCGAGACGACCCGAGCGATCCGGCGTCCGTGCTCGAGGCGTTCTGTGACTGGCTGCTCGGCGTTCACCCGAATCGGGCGCTGCTGACGTGGAACGGCTGGCGCTTCGATTACCGACATCTGAGCGCGTTCATCGCCACACACGCCCCCTACTACGCCGAGGAGTGGGAGTCGATTCCCAAATTCGATCTCTATCTCTGGGCCGTCACGGACGAGAACGCGATGCTCCCCGGTCGGACCAACAGACTCGAGGCCGTCGCATCCGCGCTCGGTTACGAGGACGCAGAAACGGGCCTCGACGGCGCACAGACTGCGGCGGCGTATCAGCGATTCATGCGCACGGGCACGCCACTCGAGTGGGAGCGCCACGAAGCCTACTGCGAGGACGACTGCCGCGCGCTGTGGCACGTCTACGAGCGGGTGCGGGAGGCACCGCATCTCGAGGCGACCGACTCGAGCGCGAGCAATTCGAACTCGAGGTGGGCTAAAACAGGGACGTCACGCAACGTGAGCAACACAGCAGACAGCGAGCAAACCGGACTAAGTGATTTCTAGATGAGCGAGTACGGACACGACACGGACGCAACCGACGTGGCAATCACCGGCGACGAACTACTCGACACGTTCCCCGGTTCCCGCGCCGCGGACGATATCACGACCCTCGAGTTGCCCGGCCGAGACGCATCAACGGTTCCGAACGAGGAGATTTTGCAACCTGAACTCGCGGCCCCACTCGAGTACGACCTCTACTCGCACCAGGCTACAGCGCTCGAGGCGCTGGCTGCCGGCGAGAACGTCTGCGTCGCGACGAGCACTTCCTCAGGAAAGACGCGCATTTACGCGCTCCAGATCGCCCGAAACGTCCTCGAGGCCCGCGCTCGAGGCGAGGAGTCGACAGCGTACGTCTGCTACCCGACGAAGGCCCTCTCGCGGGATCAAGAGCGCGAACTCAACGACCTCTACGACGACCTCGGCCTCGAGATCACGGTTGCAGTGTACGACGGCGATACGGAACGCGGCGAGAACCGACGCCGGATTCGCGAGAAAGCCGACGTGATCATCACGAACTTCGCGGGCGTGAATACGTACCTGCACGACCACGACCGCTGGGCGCGCTTTCTCTCGGCCTGTGACCTCCTCGTGATCGACGAATCCCACACCTACACCGGCGTCCACGGGATGCACGTCGCCTGGATTATCCGCCGGTTGAAACGGGTGCTCGAGTACTACGGCGCGGACCCACAGTACGTCCTCACGAGCGCGACCATCGGCAATCCCGGCGAGCACTCCGAGGCCCTGATCGACGAGTCCGTCACCGTCGTCGACGAGGACGGATCGCCGACCGGACCGCGTGAGCTGGTGCTGTGGAATCCGCCGCCACGGGCGCGCGAGGACGAGCGCGGCAAGGAGTTGGAGGAAGATCCCACAGACGCTATCCTCGAGCGCGTCCCCGCCACCGTCGAAGCGCCGCGCGTACTCTCGCATCTCACCTATCAGGATGCCCAGACGCTGCTGTTTACGCCCTCGAGAAAGCTCGCGGAACTCTCGGTCAAGCGCGCCGCGAAATTCCGTGACGAGAATCATTACTACGCGAATCCCGAGCGCGCCAGCGGAATCGAACCCTACCATGCGGGCCACTCGCGCAAGAAACGCCACGGCACCGAACACCAGCTCAAGACCGGGATTCTGGACGGCGTCGCCTCGACCAACGCCCTCGAGTTAGGGATCAACATCGGCGAGATGGACGCCACCGTGCAGTTGGGCTATCCCGGCCAGCGCCAGTCGTTCTGGCAGCAGATCGGCCGCGCGGGCCGGGGTGAAAAGCGCGCGCTCTCGGTGCTCGTCGCCGAACATCGCACGCTAGATCAGTACGTCATCACCCACCCCGACTACCTCCTCGAGAACGACGTCGAGGACGCGGTGGTCGATATCGACAACGACGCCGTCTTCGCCACCCATCTGCGGTGTGCAGCGGCTGAACTCGCACTCGATGAGAGCGATGCCGGCGTGTTCGCCGAGCGCGAACGACTCGAGCGCGCCGTCGAGATGTGGCGACGCGCCGGGCAGTTACAGGGCGCACTCGAGACGGGCGTCTCCTACGTCGGGCCGCCGCGTCCGCAGGGGTCCGTCTCACTGTACGCAACGACGGGCGAGGAGTACGAAGTACAACTCGCCGACGGCGTCGACGAACGCCACGACCCAGAGATGGAGCCGCTCGCAGAGGAACGCGTTTTGCGGGATTTTCACGAGGGAGCGGTCCGGTTGCATCAGGGCCGACAGTACGAAGTTGTCGACGTGGATCACGAGACCCCCCGCCCCGCAGTGACGCTGCGCCCGACGGACGTGGACTACTACACGCGCACGCAAACGGACGTGACGGTCCTTGATGCGGTCTCGGAGGAGTCCCGCGACATCGACGACTTCACGCTGCATTTCGGCCGCGGCCGAGTGCTGGTGTATCACGGCACCTACGACAAGGTCGCCGTCCACGGCGGCAAAAAGAAAGCCCAGGCGATCCCCACCGAGAATCCGCCGTTGTCCATCGACACCCACCTCTGCTGGCTCGAGGTCCCCCAGTCTATCGAGGACGCGCTGGTCGAGAAGTATCGCAACTTCGATGTACCAGGAATGGACGGCGAATTCGCAGAAACGGCTCACCTCGGCTACGCAGGCGGGCTTCACGCGGCCGAGCACGCGACGATTGGCGTCGCCCCGCTCGAGTTGATGGTCGACAAGCGCGATCTGGGTGGGTTGGCGACGTTATCAATCGACTCGCATCTCGCACAGGACAGTGTCGAAGCGGACGCAAATGGGCACAGGAATGCAGCGGACGACACCGCCGCGCCACAGAACATCGCCGCCGCCGAGGCGACCGTTCGAGAGATTGCGATGGGTCTCGAGCACGAGCCAGCCAGCGGCTGGTTCATCTACGACGGGATCGACGGGGGCCTCGGATTTGCGCGGGCGATCTACGAGAATTTCGAGGCGGTCGCGCGACGGGCACGCGAGCACATTGCGGACTGTGACTGTGGCCGCGTCGATGGCTGTCCCGCCTGCGTGATGGACGAGCAGTGTGGAAACGACAACCAGCCGCTCCATCGAGAGGCGGCCGTGGACATCCTCGATCAATTGCTCGGTGATGCTGGAGACGACATGCTCGAGGATATCCAATCTGAGGAGTACGGCGGAGATCGGCGGCCGCCGCTGTTTTACGCGTGATCGACGGACATGTCTGCTCGGACACCTGCCACACGCGTGCCTACGCGTTTGCTTCGTCTCGAGTTCCCGGTGGGATATCCAGCGGCAGATCAACCTCGATTGAGTCATACCAGACCGTTGGTCGTTTCCGCCGTCCGTCCTCCTCGAACTCGAGGAGGTGTAGCGACTCGAGTTCCTCGAGATTCGTATGCACCTGTCGAACGTCACGGTCGACGAGGCGAGCCGTCTCCCGAATGCTTTCGGGTTCGTGCTGGACGAGCGCACGAAGCAACTCGAGGTTCTTTGGCCGCGTGACGCGGTGAACGTCGTCAGGGTGGTCGAAGATTACCTCGAAGTGTGGCGCAACCTCCTCGCCGCGGTCGAGTCCCCGCAGTGCATCACGGAGGCTATCCTCGTCACCACGCTGGAAGCGAATGTGCATCGTCCGTTCGTCGGTCGTTGAGTTACCAGTGTTCGCCATGCGTACGTACCTCCTGTTTGAAGCGGTCGTAGAGCGGTTCAAGGCCGGTGAATTCGATGTCCTCGACATCACCGTTCGACAGATGTTTGTGATGTTGTGCAGCGTCGGGATGGTCCGGGAAGTTGTCGTATCGGATGATCGTCTCGCCGTCTGTCGTGCCGTACTGCATCGAGTATTTTACCCCGTCAGGGTATCGATCAGACGACGGAACGTTCCACGCGCGAATTTCAGCGAACGTCTCACCGAAATCCTTCGTCACGTCGATGACCGCGACGGCTTCGTCGTCCTCACGACCCGTCATCAGCTGTTGTTACTCGGCACAACACCATAAACGATGTGGTCAATCACAACAACGTCTCACAATGCTCGCGACGGAATCGGTGCAGACACGATTGTGCATACTTTCACTCGAGAAAAGAGCAACGCTTACAGGTTCGTGCGTCCCGCTATTTCCCATGCGAGAGAACGTGCTTCTGATCGGTGGTGGCGGCCGCGAACACGCAATCGCCCGCGCGCTCGAGGATAGCGAGGCAGACCTCTACGCCTGCGCTGGGAACCGAAATCCCGGCATCGCACAGATTGCCAGCGAGTTCGAGACGCTCGAGACGACGAACCCGAAGGCTGTCGTCGAGTACGCCGAGGATGTCGACGCGACGATTGCCGTTATCGGCCCGGAAGCACCGCTCGAGGCCGGCGTCGCGGACGAACTCGAGAACGCGGGCGTCTACCCGTTCGGCCCGAAAGAGGCCGACGCCCGCATCGAGACGGACAAGGCGTTCCAGCGCCGGTTCATGGCAGAGCACGACATTCCGGGCTGTCCGGATTTCGAGACGTTCGACGACCCGGAGGCGGCGTGTGACTTCATCGACGAGTACGACGGCGACCTCGTGATCAAGCCCGCGGGGCTGACGGGCGGGAAGGGCGTCAAAGTCATCGGCGATCAGGTGACCGCCGAGGAGGGCAAGGAGTACATCCGCGACTCCGACTACGACCGGATCGTTCTCGAGGAACGGCTCATCGGCGAGGAGTTCACCGTGCAGGCGTTCGTCGCCAACGGCTCGTTCGAGACTGCGCCTGCCGTCCAGGATCACAAGCGCGCCTACGAGGGCGACGAGGGACCAAACACGGGCGGCATGGGCAGCTACTCCGACGCCGCAACGGCGCTGCCGTTTATGACCGACGCAGACTACGACGAAGCCGTCTCGATCATCGAGGCGACCGTCGACGAACTCGAGGACTATCGCGGGATTCTCTACGGCCAGTACATGCTCACCAGCGAGGGGCCGAAAGTCATCGAGTTCAACGCCCGCTTTGGCGACCCTGAAGCGATGAACACGCTGCCGGTCCTCGAGACGGACTTCCTCGACGTGCTCGTGGCCGCCCGCGACGGCGAGTCGGTGCCAGACCTCGAGTTCGCCGACCAGGCAACGGTCTGTAAGTACGCCGTGCCGGAGGGGTATCCGACGAATCCCGACGCTGGTGCTCAGGTTAAAGTCGATGAAGAGAGCGCGGGCGATGCGTTGCTCTACTACGCGAGCGTGGACGAACGCGACGACGGCATTTACACGACGACCTCGAGATCGTTCGCACTCGTTGGCCTCGCGGATTCGATCACCGAAGCCGAAGCAATCGCCGAAGACGCCCTCGCAGTCGCTG
The Natronolimnobius baerhuensis DNA segment above includes these coding regions:
- a CDS encoding small multi-drug export protein, with amino-acid sequence MSLLPLLVDVGTTLEESSGLLQYLLVFVFAAIPIVEILVVIPIAIGLGLDPLATGLFAFAGNILSVYALIVFYRHIARWLEQRRGESDDSSDRYARARDLWDRYGVPGLAIASPVLTGVHIAALVALLAGSRTRAVAGWMTAGILAWTVALVAASAYGVSLLGLA
- a CDS encoding polysaccharide deacetylase family protein, with the protein product MGTVDVAIGVDADCVAGWLGSYGGADSPADLSRGIAAGNEGIPRMLALFDEQDIRTSWYVPGHTIETFRDEIEAVAADGHELGVHGYSHENPTDLSREQEDEILEVSIDLIEDVTGSEPVGHRASWWEFSENTPELVQKHGFDYDSSLMERMFEPGWMREGDSWETIDYDKTPETWMEPYQYGEETDVVEIPISWYRDDIPPMLFIKQPIYHAGYKDPEMMYEQYYKRQFDYLYNRRGAGVYTFTIHPDIHGLPHMIPLFEEFIQYVTSHENAQFVALETVAEKYREDPSVYESESRYV
- the acnA gene encoding aconitate hydratase AcnA; the protein is MSDDAFSDAIREFEHNDETYKMADLTVLEEQGLCDLEKLPVSIRILLESVLRNADGEQIDADSIRAAASWEPDVPDAEVPFTVSRVVLQDLTGVPAVVDLAALRSAADRKGVDPTVVEPEVPCDLVIDHSVQVDHFGSDDAYEKNVEIEYERNEERYRAIKWAQQAFEDFEVVPPGTGIVHQVNLEHLGRVVHEREVDGDQWLVPDTLVGTDSHTPMIGGIGVVGWGVGGIEAEAALLGQPINMSLPEVVGVRLEGDLPEGATATDLVLHITEKLRQVGVVDKFVEFYGPGVSQLSVADRATISNMAPEQGSTISMFPVDEKTLEYLELTGRDEDHIDLVRAYLEEQGLFGEQEPEYTETVDFDLGEVEPSLAGHKKPHDRIPMGNLDEHFPALLQDEGVIGAGGEPAIGDGSGAAAADSSGSGPGLPLDEKVPVELEDGREVEIGHGDVLVSAITSCTNTSNPSVMVGAGLLARNAAEQGLEIPDYVKTSLAPGSRVVTEYLERADLLDDLEELGYHVVGYGCTTCIGNSGPLPEPIEDAIDEHDLWTTSVLSGNRNFEARIHPKIKANYLASPPLVVAYGLAGRMDIDLEEEPIGTNDEGEEVYLEDIWPDTEEIRETIHDSVSPDMFEEKYASVYEGDERWEALDAPTGEVYDWDDESTYIREPPFFQDFPLEKPGVDNVSDARALMTLGDTVTTDHISPAGPFSEDLPAGQWLKERGVEPYEFNTYGSRRGNHEVMMRGTFANVRIENEMLDGVEGGYAIHHPTGEETTVFDASERYREEETPLIVMAGDELGTGSSRDWAAKGTDLLGIRATIGKSYERIYRDNLIGMGVLPLQFEAGEGWEELGLEGDEYYELSGLEDGLEPNAELDVTAEDDDGDVTEFTVTAQVDTPMAVEYVENGGVLHLVLRRLLQDELDT
- a CDS encoding dihydrofolate reductase; translated protein: MSDRGAGDVLAERVDRELVGIVAVADNGVIGKDGDMPWHIPEDLAHFKETTMDHPVIMGRVTYEGILEALGEPLPGRTTVVLTTRDLETPDNAVTAGSLEEALETADRVARERHDDADHIFVAGGATVYEQFLPVLERLIVTEVHREPDGDTQFPNWNPETWDELERDERDGFAFVEYGR
- the thyA gene encoding thymidylate synthase; this translates as MQQYLELVDAALSEGAYKPNRTGVDTISSFSEHYEIDLQKGYPLLTTKKLDGFRWNSMIHEMCWYLSGDEHIRDLREETKIWNAWADDEGHLDTAYGRFWRRYPVPEDSAQLPGESWPDADQQWVTEEADGRRTFDQLQYVIDTLSDSPNSRRLIVNAWHPANATVSTLPPCHYSFVFNVQGNRLNCHLTQRSGDIALGIPFNIAAYALLTKLIAQQTGFEPGTFAHTVVDAHVYCGRGARGEWYADNLEALQTRLADVDDREEYLAVTEWLESEAPAEAEGDERKDHVPGLLEQLSREPLERPTLEIADVSIDDLSPDDVELTEYDSHGGIKFGVAE
- a CDS encoding antitoxin VapB family protein is translated as MDETTYRTIRISEDAYQKLEDQRLDGESLSDTVERIVGDRSLLDLAGILSEAEAEELREAIHDRNERGI